A stretch of the Halomonas sp. BDJS001 genome encodes the following:
- the cobW gene encoding cobalamin biosynthesis protein CobW has protein sequence MQLNKIPATVVTGFLGSGKTTLLANILRQVTGKRIAVIVNEFGEQDIDSSLLRSCALGCEEGSEVGQLDGEDGSIYELANGCICCTVEEEFLPVMKKLVARRDDIDHILIETSGLALPKPLVQAFNWPDVRQHCTVDAIITVIDGPAVAAGRYASDVDKVEAQRLADESLDHDPSLRELLDDQLSAADLVLVSKADLLSPEERTKVEAVIQARVSASVKTLFIDQTLTTDTTQLEALMGIGAASEKNIDSITNHHDKHHAEGAHHDHAHDNFDSCVITLGEVDGDVLADKLQQLLKSHEIYRAKGFAAIPGKPMRRVIQAVGERLEGYFDRLWAQDELRQTQLVIIGKHLDSAALRDALAEAEVQTSSQTAS, from the coding sequence ATGCAATTGAATAAGATTCCCGCCACGGTCGTGACCGGTTTTCTCGGCAGCGGTAAAACCACGCTGCTGGCCAACATTCTGCGTCAGGTGACCGGCAAGCGGATCGCCGTGATTGTTAATGAGTTCGGCGAGCAGGATATCGACTCCAGCCTGCTGCGCAGCTGCGCGCTGGGGTGTGAAGAGGGTAGCGAAGTCGGACAGCTAGACGGGGAAGACGGCAGCATCTATGAGCTGGCCAACGGCTGTATCTGCTGCACCGTGGAAGAAGAGTTTCTGCCGGTCATGAAAAAGCTGGTCGCCCGCCGCGACGATATCGACCACATCCTGATCGAAACCAGCGGCCTGGCGCTGCCCAAGCCGCTGGTGCAGGCGTTCAACTGGCCCGACGTGCGTCAGCACTGCACCGTGGATGCGATTATTACCGTGATCGATGGCCCCGCCGTGGCCGCCGGGCGCTATGCCAGCGATGTGGATAAAGTCGAAGCCCAGCGCCTCGCCGACGAGAGCCTGGATCACGACCCCAGCCTGCGCGAGCTGCTCGATGACCAGCTCAGTGCGGCGGATCTGGTGCTGGTCAGCAAGGCCGACCTGCTCAGCCCGGAAGAGCGCACAAAGGTGGAAGCGGTGATTCAGGCGCGGGTGAGTGCCTCGGTGAAAACGCTGTTTATCGATCAAACCCTGACGACCGACACTACCCAACTGGAAGCGCTGATGGGCATTGGCGCAGCAAGCGAAAAAAACATCGATAGCATTACCAATCACCATGACAAGCACCACGCCGAAGGCGCTCACCACGACCACGCCCACGATAACTTTGATTCCTGCGTGATTACCCTGGGCGAAGTCGATGGCGATGTGCTGGCCGACAAGCTCCAGCAGCTGCTGAAAAGCCACGAGATCTACCGCGCCAAAGGCTTTGCGGCGATCCCCGGCAAGCCCATGCGTCGGGTCATCCAGGCGGTGGGCGAGAGACTGGAAGGCTACTTCGACCGGCTATGGGCTCAGGACGAACTCCGCCAAACCCAATTAGTGATTATTGGCAAACACCTGGATAGCGCAGCGCTGCGTGACGCGCTGGCTGAAGCAGAGGTTCAAACGTCTTCTCAAACGGCTAGCTAA
- a CDS encoding cobyrinate a,c-diamide synthase, producing MSKPTVSCPALFIAAPASGQGKTTVTAGLARLLRNQGKVVRVFKTGPDYLDPQILAQASGQPVDQLDLWMAGEAYCRQRFYDAACEADLILVEGAMGLFDGEPSSADLAALFNIPMAIVMDVKGMAQTAAALVSGLASFRDDINIAGLIANACGSARHRELIEGALPPTIPLLAAMPRDPALSLPERHLGLVQAAEIREDLEARFEAGAKALEAAGLLDALAALSPVTFTAPQEQLSAVKPLLKGHTIGVAQDAAFSFVYQANLDLLEQMGAKLRFFSPLTDSHLPECDALWLPGGYPELHAQTLADNSAMRGAIEAFFNADKPILAECGGLLYCLETLTDYDDITHTMLGLLPGQGAMRGRRGCQGMQTAELPEGPVRGHAHHRSMAEGTPEPIAHGRRQRHPAPGEAIYRQKRLTATYLHLFFPNNPDAVARLFSASPAYCEPQHSEAFTHAIE from the coding sequence ATGAGCAAACCGACTGTTAGCTGCCCCGCACTATTTATTGCTGCCCCGGCTTCCGGCCAGGGCAAAACCACCGTCACGGCGGGCCTTGCCCGCCTGCTGCGCAACCAGGGCAAGGTGGTGCGGGTGTTCAAGACCGGCCCGGACTACTTGGATCCGCAGATATTGGCCCAGGCCTCCGGCCAGCCGGTGGATCAGTTGGATCTATGGATGGCAGGCGAGGCCTACTGCCGTCAGCGCTTTTATGACGCCGCCTGTGAAGCGGACTTGATCCTGGTGGAAGGCGCCATGGGGCTGTTCGACGGCGAGCCCTCAAGTGCCGATCTGGCGGCCTTGTTTAATATTCCCATGGCGATCGTCATGGATGTAAAAGGCATGGCCCAGACCGCCGCCGCGCTGGTCTCTGGGCTGGCCAGCTTTCGCGATGACATTAATATCGCCGGGCTTATCGCCAATGCCTGCGGCTCGGCCCGCCACCGCGAGCTGATCGAAGGGGCGCTGCCGCCGACGATTCCTCTGCTGGCCGCCATGCCCCGCGACCCCGCGCTGTCGCTCCCCGAGCGCCACCTGGGCCTTGTGCAGGCCGCAGAAATTCGCGAGGATCTGGAAGCTCGCTTCGAGGCGGGTGCCAAAGCGTTGGAAGCCGCCGGGCTGTTGGACGCTCTCGCGGCGCTTTCACCCGTGACCTTTACCGCCCCCCAGGAACAACTTTCGGCTGTTAAGCCGTTGCTCAAAGGCCATACCATTGGCGTGGCCCAGGACGCCGCCTTTAGCTTTGTCTATCAGGCCAACCTCGATCTGCTGGAGCAGATGGGTGCGAAGCTGCGCTTCTTTTCACCGCTGACTGATAGCCACTTGCCCGAGTGCGACGCCCTCTGGCTGCCCGGTGGCTACCCGGAACTTCACGCCCAAACCTTGGCGGATAACAGCGCCATGCGCGGGGCCATTGAGGCGTTCTTTAACGCCGATAAACCGATCCTAGCCGAGTGCGGTGGGCTGCTCTACTGCCTGGAAACCCTGACCGACTACGACGATATTACCCATACCATGCTGGGCCTGCTGCCCGGGCAGGGAGCCATGCGCGGGCGCCGTGGCTGCCAGGGGATGCAAACCGCCGAGCTGCCGGAAGGCCCGGTTCGGGGTCATGCGCACCACCGCTCCATGGCGGAAGGCACCCCCGAGCCGATTGCTCACGGCCGCCGGCAGCGCCACCCCGCACCGGGAGAGGCGATTTACCGTCAAAAGCGCCTGACGGCGACCTATTTACATCTGTTTTTCCCTAATAATCCTGACGCTGTGGCAAGGCTCTTTTCTGCCAGCCCGGCGTACTGCGAACCGCAACACAGCGAGGCATTTACCCATGCAATTGAATAA